One genomic region from Paroceanicella profunda encodes:
- a CDS encoding glutamine synthetase family protein codes for MSVQRRSDLANGPVGGMGLLADEDFARAEELLTRMAAEGIETVRLAFADQHGVIRGKTVVAEAFASAVKSGMAVTSTLLLKDTSHRTVFPVWTRDAGFGAGMLTGASDILLVPDPATFRVLPWSPHSAWILCDLFLKDGTPIPFSSRTILKDSVAKLAEREMALICGLEVEFYVYALEDERLTHAETGMPPAPPKTTLVSHGYQYLTESRYDALEDIMDELRRNAVALGMPVRSMEAEFGPSQCEFTFEPATALEHADTMLLFRSMVKAICARRGLHATFMCRPQVENGMASGWHLHQSVVHTRTGENLFMPGADGALTPAANGWIAGLLAHAQASCLLTTPTVNGYKRYQAFQLAPDRVQWGRDNKGAMIRGLMAPGDRASRIENRVAEPAANPYLYFASQILGGLDGIRAGREAPAPVENPYETDAKLLPKSLIAAVEAFEASDMLRAELGEDFVRYLAHIKRAEWERYLSVVSDWEQREYFSTF; via the coding sequence ATGTCTGTGCAGCGCAGAAGCGACCTGGCCAATGGTCCGGTCGGGGGAATGGGCCTTCTGGCCGACGAGGATTTCGCACGGGCCGAGGAGTTGCTGACCCGCATGGCGGCGGAGGGAATCGAGACCGTCCGCCTCGCCTTCGCCGACCAGCACGGCGTGATCCGCGGCAAGACCGTCGTGGCGGAGGCCTTCGCCTCGGCGGTGAAGAGCGGCATGGCAGTCACCTCCACCCTGCTGCTGAAGGACACCTCGCACCGCACGGTCTTCCCGGTCTGGACCCGGGACGCGGGCTTCGGCGCCGGCATGCTCACCGGCGCGAGCGACATCCTGCTGGTGCCGGACCCGGCCACGTTCAGGGTGCTGCCCTGGTCGCCGCACTCGGCCTGGATCCTGTGCGACCTCTTCCTGAAGGACGGCACGCCGATCCCCTTCTCCTCGCGCACCATCCTGAAGGATTCGGTGGCGAAGCTGGCGGAGCGCGAGATGGCGCTCATCTGCGGGCTGGAGGTGGAATTCTACGTCTACGCGCTGGAGGACGAGCGCCTCACCCATGCCGAGACGGGGATGCCCCCCGCCCCGCCGAAGACCACCCTCGTCTCGCACGGCTACCAGTACCTCACCGAATCGCGCTACGACGCGCTGGAGGACATCATGGACGAGCTGCGCCGCAACGCGGTGGCGCTCGGCATGCCGGTGCGCTCCATGGAGGCGGAGTTCGGCCCCTCGCAATGCGAATTCACCTTCGAACCGGCCACCGCGCTCGAACACGCCGACACCATGCTGCTGTTCCGCTCCATGGTGAAGGCGATCTGCGCGCGCCGCGGCCTGCACGCCACCTTCATGTGCCGCCCCCAGGTGGAGAACGGCATGGCCAGCGGCTGGCACCTGCACCAGTCCGTCGTCCACACCCGCACCGGCGAGAACCTGTTCATGCCGGGGGCGGACGGCGCGCTCACCCCGGCCGCGAACGGCTGGATCGCCGGGTTGCTGGCGCATGCGCAGGCCTCCTGCCTGCTCACCACGCCCACCGTGAACGGCTACAAGCGCTACCAGGCCTTCCAGCTCGCCCCCGACCGGGTGCAATGGGGGCGGGACAACAAGGGCGCGATGATCCGCGGGCTGATGGCCCCGGGCGACCGCGCCAGCCGGATCGAGAACCGCGTGGCCGAGCCCGCCGCCAACCCCTACCTCTACTTCGCCAGCCAGATCCTGGGCGGGCTGGACGGTATCCGCGCCGGCCGCGAAGCCCCCGCCCCGGTGGAAAACCCCTACGAGACCGACGCGAAACTGCTGCCCAAGAGCCTGATCGCCGCGGTGGAGGCCTTCGAGGCCTCCGACATGCTGCGCGCCGAACTGGGGGAGGATTTCGTCCGCTACCTCGCGCATATCAAGCGCGCGGAGTGGGAGCGCTACCTCTCCGTGGTCTCGGACTGGGAGCAGCGCGAGTATTTCTCCACCTTCTGA
- a CDS encoding hydantoinase B/oxoprolinase family protein, with translation MSAGALPPRVLTRLEPMRLSLQAAADRMQESLIGGAFSSIARESGDGAAALFLADGRLIAQANSLPLLLGALGPAVAAVLERFPPGDMREGEAYLLNDPWAGGAHLPDLTLVRPAFAEGRLVGFAAASLHHQDIGGTQPGSIPPDATSIFHEGLRIPPLRAFVQDRPDPGILALLGANSRTPALLRGDLGAQLAATRLGGAELAGLAAREGAGFAPLTEALIDQSARLTAAALAARPDGTATWEDALDGDGISPDPVPIRVTLVKRGARLAIDFTGSAPQTAGPVNAAPAAMMAAALFFMRSLAPDAPNNAGCLAALTLTLPEGSVVNPRFPAAVNARTGTVKLACNAILGAWSRICPEVAAAAHAGVAAVLAFGGEDGAGAPFFLTEIVASGAGASADGPGAEGLSTDVGNARNMPVELLEARLPVRVEGYGLAPNSGGAGAQPGGRGIARSWRLLEGRGTVSYRSERHATRARGACGGGDGAPSAAWVERADGTRLSLPARARFDWAAGDVFHVQTAGGGGWGRPGTTQNNQHGPTDGDPDDP, from the coding sequence ATGAGCGCCGGTGCGCTGCCGCCGCGGGTGCTGACCCGGCTGGAGCCGATGCGCCTGTCGCTGCAGGCCGCGGCGGACCGGATGCAGGAGAGCCTGATCGGCGGCGCCTTCTCCTCCATCGCGCGGGAGAGCGGGGACGGCGCGGCGGCGCTGTTCCTGGCTGACGGGCGGCTGATCGCGCAGGCCAATTCGCTACCGCTGCTGCTGGGCGCGCTCGGGCCCGCGGTGGCCGCCGTGCTGGAGCGGTTTCCCCCCGGGGACATGCGCGAGGGCGAGGCCTATCTGCTCAACGATCCCTGGGCCGGCGGCGCGCACCTGCCGGACCTCACGCTGGTGCGGCCGGCCTTCGCGGAGGGGCGGCTGGTCGGCTTCGCCGCCGCGTCGCTGCACCACCAGGACATCGGCGGCACCCAGCCGGGCTCCATCCCGCCGGACGCCACCTCGATCTTCCACGAGGGCCTGCGCATCCCGCCGCTGCGCGCCTTCGTGCAGGACCGGCCGGACCCGGGCATCCTCGCCCTGCTCGGCGCGAACTCGCGCACGCCGGCGCTGCTGCGGGGAGACCTGGGCGCCCAGCTTGCCGCCACCCGGCTGGGCGGCGCGGAACTGGCCGGGCTGGCCGCGCGCGAGGGGGCGGGCTTCGCCCCGCTCACCGAGGCGCTGATCGACCAGTCCGCCCGCCTCACCGCCGCCGCCCTCGCCGCCCGGCCCGATGGCACCGCCACCTGGGAGGACGCGCTCGACGGCGACGGCATCAGCCCGGACCCGGTGCCCATCCGCGTCACGCTGGTGAAGCGCGGGGCCCGGCTGGCGATCGATTTCACCGGCTCCGCGCCGCAGACCGCCGGGCCGGTGAACGCGGCCCCGGCGGCCATGATGGCCGCGGCGCTGTTCTTCATGCGCTCCCTGGCGCCGGACGCGCCGAACAACGCCGGCTGCCTCGCCGCCCTCACCCTCACCCTTCCCGAAGGCAGCGTGGTGAACCCGCGCTTCCCGGCGGCGGTGAATGCGCGCACCGGCACGGTGAAACTGGCCTGCAACGCCATCCTCGGCGCCTGGAGCCGCATCTGCCCGGAGGTGGCCGCCGCGGCCCATGCCGGCGTGGCCGCGGTGCTGGCCTTCGGCGGGGAGGACGGCGCGGGGGCGCCGTTCTTCCTCACCGAGATCGTCGCCAGCGGGGCGGGTGCCAGTGCCGACGGGCCGGGGGCCGAGGGGCTCTCCACCGACGTGGGCAACGCGCGCAACATGCCCGTAGAGCTGCTGGAGGCCCGGCTGCCGGTGCGGGTGGAGGGCTACGGGCTCGCCCCTAACTCCGGCGGCGCGGGCGCACAGCCGGGCGGGCGCGGAATCGCCCGCTCCTGGCGGCTGCTGGAGGGGCGGGGCACGGTGTCCTACCGCTCCGAGCGCCACGCCACCCGGGCGCGCGGCGCCTGCGGCGGCGGTGACGGCGCGCCCTCCGCCGCCTGGGTGGAGCGGGCCGACGGCACGCGCCTCTCCCTGCCCGCAAGGGCCCGGTTCGACTGGGCCGCGGGCGACGTGTTTCATGTGCAGACAGCCGGAGGC
- a CDS encoding LysR family transcriptional regulator, which produces MNITLRQLRAFVAVAEARSFTEAAVRLHLTQSAVSMLVRQLEADFGLPLFVRTTRAVSLTEAGLGLLPAAQRMLADLQEVFDGARDLRELRRGSLRIAAPQMFACSLLPRSVERFHAEYPDISLGIIDVTADEVGEAVRRHDAEIGVGPERPVPDDVTRTLLWAEPIDLVCHAGSRWAGARRLAWADVLAEPWVLYSDEFAAHLERLLHPGQPGFRLHRATEARYMTTALALVGRGVGVTAAPRYVAPFAAGFGVRFVELEAPAVRRNFCLYRRRGFALSPAAEAFLARLEADRAEEVAGGTGPAGTAAAAGGAGPTGGAGAAGATGGAGAADGAEADCRAGATCGAGAADGAEAAGRAEATGGAGPTGR; this is translated from the coding sequence ATGAATATCACCCTGCGCCAGCTCCGGGCCTTCGTGGCGGTGGCCGAGGCGCGCAGCTTCACCGAGGCGGCCGTGCGGCTCCACCTCACGCAATCGGCGGTGAGCATGCTGGTGCGCCAGCTGGAGGCGGATTTCGGCCTGCCGCTCTTCGTACGGACCACGCGGGCTGTCTCGCTCACCGAGGCGGGGCTGGGGCTGCTGCCGGCCGCGCAGCGCATGCTCGCCGACCTGCAGGAAGTGTTCGACGGCGCGCGAGACCTGCGGGAGCTGCGCCGCGGCTCCCTGCGCATCGCCGCGCCGCAGATGTTCGCCTGCAGCCTTCTGCCGCGCAGCGTCGAGCGCTTCCACGCCGAATATCCGGACATTTCGCTGGGCATCATCGACGTGACCGCGGACGAGGTGGGCGAGGCGGTGCGCCGGCATGACGCGGAGATCGGCGTGGGCCCGGAGCGCCCGGTGCCGGACGACGTGACGCGCACCCTGCTCTGGGCCGAACCCATCGACCTCGTGTGCCACGCCGGCAGCCGCTGGGCCGGGGCGCGGCGGCTGGCCTGGGCGGATGTGCTGGCGGAGCCCTGGGTGCTCTATTCCGATGAGTTCGCCGCCCATCTGGAGCGGCTTCTGCATCCGGGCCAGCCCGGGTTCCGCCTGCACCGCGCCACCGAGGCGCGCTACATGACCACCGCGCTGGCGCTGGTGGGCCGGGGCGTGGGCGTCACCGCCGCCCCGCGCTACGTGGCGCCCTTCGCCGCCGGCTTCGGCGTGCGGTTCGTGGAGCTGGAGGCGCCGGCAGTGCGGCGCAACTTCTGCCTCTATCGCCGCCGGGGCTTCGCCCTCTCCCCCGCCGCGGAGGCGTTTCTCGCCCGCCTCGAGGCCGACAGGGCGGAAGAGGTGGCCGGGGGCACCGGCCCGGCAGGCACAGCAGCCGCGGCGGGCGGGGCCGGCCCAACTGGCGGGGCGGGAGCGGCAGGAGCAACTGGCGGGGCGGGAGCAGCGGACGGGGCGGAGGCGGACTGCAGGGCTGGCGCAACTTGCGGAGCAGGAGCGGCGGACGGGGCGGAGGCGGCCGGCAGGGCAGAAGCAACAGGCGGGGCGGGCCCGACGGGCCGCTGA
- a CDS encoding NAD(P)/FAD-dependent oxidoreductase, which translates to MHIAVIGAGIVGVCTAAWLQRDGHEVTIIDPLEAGEACSFGNAGSLSPSACLPVGMPGMWKKVPGWLMDPTGPLTIRPSYLPSVAPWLLRFLRASRRAEVERIATAMRGLLAPVFDAYTPLLQRAAATGLVRRTGCLYVYSSRETAQQWSWGMNLRRSLGVELRDVEREELEALEPDLRGRFRFGILAPENGSAADPSALVKSIYVRCLADGASHLTQRVSGFSIRDGLVEQVRFRGDAPLDVDAVVVAAGAWSAELARAVGLSVPLESQRGYHVTVQSTNLALRHTVMAMEHNLMVNPMDVGLRLAGTVELAGLRAPPDYARADMLLARGRELFPHLDTSRVTRWMGHRPCLPDSMPVIGRAPRVGNVFLGFGHGHVGMCGGATTGREIAALVAGRAPEIDLSPFSPTRFRPGAARRRAAAGAVATGGDAAA; encoded by the coding sequence ATGCATATTGCCGTGATCGGTGCGGGAATCGTGGGCGTCTGCACCGCGGCCTGGCTTCAGCGCGACGGCCATGAGGTGACCATCATCGACCCGCTGGAGGCCGGGGAGGCCTGTTCCTTCGGCAACGCGGGCTCGCTCTCGCCCTCCGCCTGCCTGCCGGTGGGCATGCCGGGCATGTGGAAGAAGGTGCCCGGCTGGCTGATGGACCCGACGGGGCCGCTGACCATCCGCCCCTCCTACCTGCCCTCCGTGGCGCCCTGGCTGCTGCGCTTCCTGCGCGCCTCGCGCCGGGCGGAGGTGGAACGCATCGCCACGGCCATGCGCGGGCTGCTCGCCCCGGTGTTCGACGCCTACACGCCGCTGTTGCAGCGCGCCGCGGCCACCGGGCTGGTGCGGCGCACCGGTTGCCTCTACGTCTACTCCTCCCGCGAAACGGCGCAGCAGTGGAGCTGGGGGATGAACCTGCGCCGGTCGCTGGGGGTGGAGCTGCGCGACGTGGAGCGCGAGGAGCTGGAGGCGCTGGAGCCGGACCTGCGCGGCCGCTTCCGCTTCGGCATCCTGGCGCCGGAGAACGGCTCGGCGGCGGACCCCTCCGCGCTGGTGAAGTCCATCTACGTGCGCTGCCTGGCCGACGGGGCCTCGCACCTCACGCAGCGGGTGAGCGGCTTTTCCATCCGCGACGGGCTGGTGGAGCAGGTGCGCTTCCGGGGCGACGCGCCGCTCGATGTGGACGCCGTGGTGGTCGCGGCCGGGGCCTGGTCGGCGGAGCTGGCCCGGGCGGTGGGGCTCTCGGTTCCGCTGGAGAGCCAGCGCGGCTACCACGTGACGGTGCAGAGCACCAACCTCGCCCTGCGCCACACGGTCATGGCGATGGAACACAACCTGATGGTGAACCCGATGGACGTGGGCCTGCGGCTGGCCGGAACGGTGGAACTGGCCGGCCTGCGGGCCCCGCCGGACTATGCCCGGGCCGACATGCTGCTGGCGCGCGGGCGCGAGCTGTTCCCGCATCTCGACACCAGCCGGGTGACGCGCTGGATGGGCCACCGCCCCTGCCTGCCCGACAGCATGCCGGTGATCGGCCGGGCGCCGCGGGTGGGGAACGTGTTCCTCGGCTTCGGCCACGGGCACGTGGGCATGTGCGGCGGGGCCACCACCGGGCGCGAGATCGCGGCGCTGGTGGCGGGGCGCGCGCCGGAGATCGACCTCTCCCCCTTCTCGCCCACGCGGTTCCGCCCGGGCGCGGCGCGGCGCCGGGCGGCGGCAGGTGCCGTCGCCACGGGCGGCGACGCGGCGGCATGA
- a CDS encoding transporter substrate-binding domain-containing protein: MTRSPKAGLAALALTASLLALPALAEGTYKVGLDGTFAPHAMPSMSGGVEGFNVDLANLIGERLGKTMEITATQFSGLIPALQAGTFDFIAAPTTVNAERAENLLFTEGFMDTNFRFVVPADAADFTSLEDFKGKTIAVNKGSAYDSFLRERAEEYGWTVESYGTNTDAVQAVMTGRADANLAGATVAAWAAKQNPRIKLSFEYETGLVWALPFRKDDTATRNLVDRAIECLKLDGSMAALSEKWFGVTPAEGTTIVTPTPGYGVPGFPGYEEDDHTPSCDDLS, encoded by the coding sequence ATGACCCGATCCCCGAAGGCCGGCCTCGCAGCCCTCGCCCTCACCGCTTCGCTCCTCGCGCTGCCCGCCCTGGCCGAGGGCACCTACAAGGTGGGGCTCGACGGCACCTTCGCCCCGCACGCGATGCCGAGCATGAGCGGCGGCGTGGAGGGCTTCAACGTCGACCTCGCGAACCTGATCGGCGAGCGGCTGGGCAAGACCATGGAGATCACCGCCACCCAGTTCTCCGGCCTCATCCCGGCGCTGCAGGCCGGCACGTTCGACTTCATCGCCGCTCCGACCACGGTGAACGCCGAGCGCGCGGAGAACCTGCTCTTCACCGAGGGGTTCATGGACACGAACTTCCGCTTCGTGGTGCCGGCCGATGCCGCCGACTTCACCTCGCTGGAGGATTTCAAGGGCAAGACCATCGCGGTGAACAAGGGCTCGGCCTATGACAGCTTCCTGCGCGAGCGCGCGGAGGAATACGGCTGGACGGTGGAAAGCTACGGCACCAACACCGACGCCGTTCAGGCGGTCATGACCGGCCGGGCGGACGCGAACCTCGCCGGTGCCACCGTCGCCGCCTGGGCCGCGAAGCAGAACCCGCGCATCAAGCTCTCCTTCGAATACGAGACCGGCCTCGTCTGGGCGCTGCCCTTCCGCAAGGACGACACCGCCACCCGCAACCTGGTGGACCGCGCCATCGAATGCCTGAAGCTCGACGGCTCCATGGCCGCGCTCTCCGAGAAGTGGTTCGGCGTCACCCCCGCCGAGGGTACCACCATCGTCACCCCCACGCCGGGCTACGGCGTGCCCGGCTTCCCGGGCTACGAGGAGGACGACCACACGCCGTCCTGCGACGACCTCTCCTGA
- a CDS encoding hydantoinase/oxoprolinase family protein, giving the protein MTGWALGIDTGGTYLDLVALGPSGRRLSAKAPLGPGRSAAVLDALERFLAGAGIAPAAVARVVHGTTLVTNLLLEQDAPPVAVVTNRGFEDVLAIGRQNRRALYAVRPRGEAPLALFPEALRHGIAGRIDAQGREIAPLDPAELAALGAALAASGVQAAAICLLHAVRNPGHERAVQAALRAACPGLALSLSHEVSALPGEAERFLATALDAYVKPALSRYLEDLGAGLAARGLPCPELVTSDATLATAHAAAHRPLRLAMSGPASALRGFALGAGPGAGPVVSLETGGTTTDIGLIEAGTPLFTRRLDLGRFSLATHAADVASVAVGGGSVASVNAAGALRLGPRSAGAVPGPAAMGRGGEEPTLTDALLLLGRLPATLAGGLRLDRAAAERAMLPLARALGCPLPAAAEAVLAAATAAIAEAVKLHAFRRGIDPADARLLAGGGGGPQHAAEVALAAGFREVIVLPDAGVISALGGLAGSTVDVCECAPDVPLDAAHFPRLRAAAVALAAPAVPTPPAAPPAPAVPAAPAAPATLAAPATLAAPTVLVAPTALAAPSTLAAPAATAVPAAPVAPDVMAPGAALADPPVRSGPACVSWTAGVLYEGQAEPLAIAFDPAADDAASLGARFDARHARLRGHALDLPRRVMWLRRAADRGDAALSPASAPEAPAAPGAAWRLAGGGVLPEGGAGPRALFAEQTTVWVPEGWCWRIGPAGALHLTPGEPGA; this is encoded by the coding sequence ATGACGGGCTGGGCGCTCGGCATCGACACGGGCGGGACCTATCTCGACCTGGTCGCCCTCGGGCCCTCGGGCCGGCGGCTGAGCGCGAAGGCGCCGCTCGGGCCGGGCCGCAGCGCCGCGGTGCTGGACGCGCTGGAGCGCTTCCTCGCCGGGGCCGGCATCGCCCCCGCCGCCGTGGCCCGGGTGGTGCATGGCACCACGCTGGTCACCAACCTGCTGCTGGAGCAGGATGCGCCGCCGGTGGCCGTGGTCACCAACCGCGGGTTCGAGGACGTGCTGGCCATCGGCCGGCAGAACCGCCGCGCCCTCTACGCCGTCCGCCCCCGGGGCGAGGCGCCGCTGGCGCTGTTCCCGGAGGCCCTGCGCCACGGCATCGCCGGGCGGATCGACGCGCAGGGCCGCGAGATCGCCCCGCTCGACCCGGCCGAACTGGCCGCCCTGGGCGCGGCGCTCGCCGCATCCGGGGTGCAGGCGGCGGCTATCTGCCTGCTGCACGCGGTGCGCAACCCGGGCCATGAGCGTGCCGTGCAGGCCGCGTTGCGCGCCGCCTGCCCCGGCCTCGCGCTGTCGCTGTCGCATGAGGTGAGCGCCCTGCCCGGAGAGGCGGAGCGCTTCCTCGCCACCGCGCTGGACGCCTACGTGAAGCCCGCGCTCTCGCGCTATCTGGAGGACCTGGGCGCCGGGCTGGCCGCGCGCGGCCTGCCCTGTCCGGAGCTGGTGACCTCCGACGCCACGCTGGCCACCGCGCATGCCGCGGCGCACCGCCCGCTGCGGCTCGCCATGTCGGGCCCGGCGAGCGCGCTGCGCGGCTTCGCCCTCGGCGCCGGCCCCGGCGCCGGCCCGGTGGTGAGCCTGGAGACCGGCGGCACCACCACCGACATCGGGCTCATCGAGGCGGGCACGCCGCTGTTCACCCGCAGGCTGGACCTGGGGCGGTTCAGCCTCGCCACCCATGCCGCCGACGTGGCATCGGTGGCGGTGGGGGGCGGCTCCGTCGCCTCGGTGAACGCCGCCGGCGCGCTGCGCCTCGGGCCGCGCTCGGCCGGGGCGGTGCCCGGGCCGGCGGCGATGGGCCGGGGCGGAGAGGAACCCACCCTCACCGATGCGCTGCTGCTGCTCGGCCGCCTGCCCGCCACCCTGGCCGGCGGCCTGCGGCTGGACCGCGCGGCGGCGGAGCGCGCGATGCTGCCGCTGGCCCGCGCGCTCGGCTGCCCGCTTCCCGCCGCCGCCGAGGCTGTGCTGGCCGCCGCCACCGCGGCCATCGCCGAGGCGGTGAAGCTCCACGCCTTTCGCCGCGGCATCGACCCGGCCGATGCCCGCCTGCTGGCCGGTGGCGGGGGCGGCCCGCAACACGCCGCGGAAGTGGCCCTCGCCGCCGGGTTCCGCGAGGTGATCGTGCTGCCCGATGCCGGGGTGATCTCGGCCCTCGGCGGGCTGGCGGGCAGCACCGTGGACGTGTGCGAATGCGCCCCCGACGTGCCGCTCGACGCAGCCCACTTCCCCCGCCTGCGCGCCGCGGCCGTCGCCCTGGCCGCGCCGGCCGTGCCCACCCCCCCGGCTGCACCCCCAGCCCCGGCCGTGCCCGCAGCCCCGGCCGCGCCCGCAACCCTGGCGGCGCCCGCAACCCTGGCGGCGCCCACCGTGCTGGTGGCGCCCACTGCGCTGGCGGCGCCCAGCACCTTGGCTGCACCCGCTGCCACGGCCGTGCCCGCTGCTCCGGTCGCACCCGATGTGATGGCCCCCGGCGCTGCGCTGGCCGATCCGCCGGTGCGGAGCGGCCCCGCGTGCGTGAGCTGGACTGCCGGCGTGCTCTACGAGGGTCAGGCCGAGCCGCTGGCCATCGCCTTCGACCCCGCCGCGGATGACGCCGCCAGCCTCGGCGCGCGGTTCGACGCCCGGCACGCCCGCTTGCGCGGCCACGCCCTCGACCTGCCGCGCCGGGTGATGTGGCTGCGGCGCGCCGCCGATCGCGGCGATGCCGCCCTCTCACCCGCCTCCGCGCCCGAGGCGCCCGCAGCGCCGGGGGCGGCATGGCGCCTCGCGGGCGGCGGTGTCCTGCCGGAGGGCGGCGCGGGGCCCCGGGCGCTCTTCGCCGAGCAGACCACGGTCTGGGTGCCCGAGGGCTGGTGCTGGCGCATCGGGCCGGCCGGGGCACTGCACCTCACCCCCGGGGAGCCGGGCGCATGA